One genomic window of Pseudothermotoga sp. includes the following:
- a CDS encoding DUF554 domain-containing protein has product MHPSVLVNSVCVALGSCFGMALGKTIPDGLKKVLFQAVGLTTIGVGVKMTLDTSNFIVVLLALGFGAIVGESIDIEEKLSKIGKFSKDSVKFAKGFVTATILFLVGPMTIVGSIRAGLLNDGTLIYVKSVLDLISSIVLASLYGIGVLLTSVVVLVVQGGMVLLASQLSFLTNSTYLANFTGVGGLIVLAIGVRLLELRDIKVGNLLPALLVSPLIDYLAKYLVK; this is encoded by the coding sequence ATTCATCCTTCAGTTCTTGTAAACTCGGTGTGCGTGGCGTTGGGTTCTTGCTTTGGAATGGCTTTAGGTAAGACGATACCGGATGGATTAAAAAAAGTGCTGTTTCAAGCGGTTGGCTTGACGACGATCGGAGTTGGAGTGAAGATGACGCTAGATACGTCGAACTTCATCGTAGTTTTGCTCGCCCTTGGGTTCGGTGCGATCGTGGGAGAATCGATCGACATTGAAGAAAAACTCTCGAAAATTGGCAAATTCTCTAAAGATTCAGTTAAATTTGCGAAAGGTTTTGTTACCGCAACCATCCTCTTTTTGGTGGGTCCAATGACCATAGTGGGTTCGATCAGGGCTGGTTTGTTGAACGACGGTACTTTGATATATGTTAAATCTGTGTTGGACCTCATCTCGTCGATCGTGTTGGCGTCCCTTTATGGTATCGGAGTTCTGTTGACAAGCGTTGTGGTTCTTGTTGTTCAAGGTGGTATGGTTTTGCTCGCATCACAGCTTTCTTTTCTGACGAACAGCACATATTTGGCTAACTTCACTGGTGTCGGAGGCCTGATAGTACTGGCCATAGGGGTGAGGCTTCTCGAGTTGAGGGATATAAAGGTGGGAAACTTATTGCCTGCGTTGCTGGTTTCACCCCTAATAGATTATCTAGCAAAGTATCTGGTCAAGTGA
- a CDS encoding type III pantothenate kinase produces the protein MVILFDVGNTHTVLGISKDGSNFQKWRFSTQRFGTEDELFAITSVLFERQIGGLPQFEGAVIASVVPSLNYVFQRFIEKYFGLRCVWVEACNGAKIKWNVKNPSEIGADRVANVFAVAFDHPDSIVIDAGTAITIDVIKDGNYEGGVIMPGLMTAAHSLFEKTAKLPQVDLYVPSNCVGKDTAENIRIGVVKGTAWALNGLVKEIKSFYDKHPVVFLTGGQSKVLDKLVKHDFFEPDLTLKGMFRFWRETERSF, from the coding sequence ATGGTTATACTGTTCGATGTCGGAAACACACACACGGTGTTGGGTATTTCTAAGGATGGGAGCAATTTTCAAAAATGGAGATTCTCTACACAGAGATTTGGAACAGAAGATGAACTCTTCGCCATCACGTCAGTTCTGTTCGAGCGACAGATTGGTGGTTTGCCACAGTTCGAAGGTGCAGTCATAGCATCGGTGGTTCCTTCACTGAACTACGTTTTTCAAAGGTTCATTGAAAAATACTTCGGCTTGCGGTGCGTATGGGTAGAGGCTTGTAATGGGGCGAAGATCAAATGGAACGTGAAGAACCCTTCGGAAATAGGTGCAGATCGTGTAGCTAATGTTTTTGCCGTTGCTTTTGATCACCCAGACTCAATCGTCATAGACGCTGGAACGGCGATCACCATAGACGTGATTAAAGATGGGAACTATGAAGGTGGGGTCATCATGCCGGGTTTGATGACGGCAGCTCACAGTTTGTTCGAAAAGACCGCCAAACTTCCACAAGTGGACCTCTATGTACCTTCAAACTGTGTTGGAAAAGACACAGCCGAAAACATTCGGATTGGTGTGGTGAAAGGTACAGCGTGGGCTTTGAACGGTCTGGTCAAAGAGATAAAATCTTTTTACGATAAACATCCTGTGGTTTTCCTCACGGGAGGTCAAAGTAAAGTTTTAGACAAACTCGTTAAACACGATTTTTTTGAACCAGATTTAACTTTGAAGGGGATGTTCAGATTCTGGCGAGAAACAGAACGATCGTTTTGA
- a CDS encoding radical SAM protein has product MVLINPWICDFAAYDFWLKPVGLLYVGSVLLHYGFDVVLIDLLNRHDPELSLFLKLKPDKQYGTGKFYSVEIPKPSQLSFVPRKYKRYGAPKEFFIHKLQKIKEPAAFFVTSSMTYWWPGVQQTIQLLKEMFPRVPVILGGLYARIYPEHASKYSGADIIFSHDLSKLNELLSFLFDEDFNDDLHDWFERFDPAYGLYQRVGYLVFFTSLGCVYNCSYCLTPALYGKWTRRTPEKIVEMVRKYVNMFGVKDVVFFDDAILIDKENHFKPLLHRLIEAKLDVRYHLPNGIHARLIDEELAFLMKKANFVTIKLGYETSGPLQLKTGGKVYDEEILKAARLLLSVGFTSKEVQAYVMVNMPGQSEHDVINAIETCKKAGISISLNEYTPIPGTRDWFELIQTNRIQPDIDPIMLNNTILPYWWKAGMHITTVQKLKDLAHGRSPILHS; this is encoded by the coding sequence ATCGTTTTGATCAATCCATGGATCTGTGATTTTGCTGCTTACGACTTTTGGTTGAAACCTGTCGGGTTGTTGTACGTAGGTTCCGTACTGCTCCACTACGGCTTTGATGTCGTGCTGATCGATCTTTTGAACAGACACGATCCAGAGTTGAGCCTGTTCTTGAAATTGAAACCTGACAAACAATACGGCACAGGAAAGTTCTATTCTGTTGAAATTCCCAAGCCATCTCAACTGTCGTTCGTGCCGAGGAAATACAAACGTTACGGTGCCCCGAAAGAATTCTTCATCCACAAACTTCAAAAGATCAAGGAACCTGCAGCGTTCTTTGTTACATCATCGATGACTTATTGGTGGCCTGGTGTTCAGCAAACGATACAGCTGCTCAAAGAAATGTTTCCCAGAGTACCGGTGATACTCGGGGGTTTATACGCACGCATCTATCCCGAACACGCAAGTAAATACAGTGGGGCGGACATCATCTTTAGCCATGATCTTTCGAAATTAAATGAGTTGCTGTCGTTCCTTTTTGACGAAGATTTCAACGATGATCTACACGATTGGTTCGAAAGATTCGATCCAGCTTACGGTTTGTACCAGAGAGTTGGCTATTTAGTGTTTTTCACTTCACTGGGTTGTGTGTACAATTGTAGCTATTGCCTGACGCCAGCGCTCTACGGAAAGTGGACTCGAAGAACACCAGAAAAAATCGTCGAGATGGTTCGTAAGTATGTGAACATGTTCGGTGTGAAGGATGTGGTGTTCTTCGACGACGCGATATTGATAGACAAAGAAAACCATTTCAAACCATTACTCCACCGATTGATAGAAGCGAAGCTCGACGTTAGGTATCATCTTCCCAACGGAATTCATGCAAGGCTCATCGATGAAGAACTCGCTTTTCTCATGAAAAAAGCAAATTTTGTGACAATAAAACTGGGTTACGAAACATCCGGTCCGTTACAACTGAAAACGGGTGGAAAAGTGTACGATGAAGAAATTCTTAAAGCAGCACGATTACTCCTTTCTGTTGGTTTCACATCGAAAGAAGTGCAAGCTTACGTCATGGTGAACATGCCCGGACAGAGTGAACACGATGTGATCAACGCCATTGAAACTTGCAAAAAAGCTGGTATCTCGATCTCTCTGAATGAATATACCCCCATACCCGGAACCAGAGATTGGTTCGAACTGATCCAAACCAATCGGATTCAACCAGACATCGATCCCATCATGCTCAACAACACCATATTGCCATACTGGTGGAAGGCGGGGATGCACATAACAACGGTTCAGAAGTTAAAAGATCTAGCTCATGGAAGGTCTCCTATTCTTCACTCGTGA
- a CDS encoding SIS domain-containing protein: MSIFAQDYLEQPRVVRELLDHAEEIRSKASFYKPKNVLILGMGASHYAGLYATVYASNFGLNCRCEELSEVLWYWDEKCFDFYDLFVFVSQSGETVELKKFLENWSKLKKKSILVTNNPNSSVAKFLGMDAVFLIHAGQERAMGSTKTFTNSIVTLLLILSKWLDRKLDLAGIDEHLEYALQLDLQNYIETANVSHQLILVGRGFTVPILRMAQLTLAEVARYNCSWYSGGGFRHGAMELLVSGAMTTLVHLRGKTERITEKMFQELCRFDKTWLITNVEMDAQRKISLKAGLSEEIAPIPCIVVFQRLANELAQKRGYPSGVGMIASKVTSEE; encoded by the coding sequence ATGTCAATCTTTGCCCAAGACTACTTAGAGCAACCCCGAGTGGTTCGTGAGTTACTTGATCATGCAGAGGAGATCAGATCGAAAGCGAGTTTCTATAAACCTAAAAATGTACTGATACTTGGGATGGGAGCTTCTCACTACGCGGGGCTCTATGCAACTGTTTATGCGAGCAATTTTGGTTTGAATTGCAGATGTGAAGAACTTTCGGAAGTACTATGGTACTGGGATGAAAAATGCTTCGATTTTTATGATTTGTTCGTGTTTGTTTCACAATCTGGCGAAACGGTGGAACTGAAAAAGTTCCTCGAGAATTGGTCCAAGCTGAAGAAAAAATCCATTCTTGTTACGAACAATCCCAACAGTTCCGTTGCCAAATTTTTAGGGATGGATGCAGTTTTCTTGATACACGCAGGCCAAGAGAGAGCGATGGGCTCTACCAAGACGTTCACCAACAGCATAGTGACTCTGCTTTTGATCCTTTCAAAATGGTTAGATCGAAAACTCGATTTAGCAGGTATCGATGAGCACTTAGAATATGCGCTTCAATTGGACCTTCAAAACTATATTGAGACAGCCAACGTGAGTCATCAGTTGATTCTGGTTGGTAGAGGTTTCACTGTACCGATTCTCAGGATGGCTCAGCTGACCTTGGCCGAAGTTGCAAGGTACAACTGTTCTTGGTACAGTGGAGGAGGTTTCCGCCATGGAGCCATGGAGCTTTTGGTTAGTGGAGCGATGACGACTCTTGTTCATTTACGTGGCAAGACCGAACGCATAACTGAGAAGATGTTTCAAGAACTCTGTCGTTTCGACAAGACTTGGTTGATCACGAACGTGGAGATGGACGCTCAAAGGAAGATCAGTTTAAAGGCAGGTTTGAGCGAAGAGATCGCTCCAATACCGTGTATAGTTGTTTTCCAAAGGTTAGCTAACGAATTGGCTCAAAAGCGAGGCTATCCAAGCGGAGTAGGTATGATCGCTTCGAAAGTCACGAGTGAAGAATAG
- the infB gene encoding translation initiation factor IF-2: protein MPRLRVYELAKKLNMSTKELLQELEELGLDVKNHMSYIDEETVKLLLELFEEEEDVEKTKPVARSKKEEDVEEEVIEEIVVTPEELQINTLALKMGVPLNKIIQDMFMKGVVLKPNQKLDEKTAREIAKMHGYRLRIQQEMKTEHVSVEESKLQQIEKYFEELYTKRANELSPRPPVVTVMGHVDHGKTTLLDKIRKTRIAEQEAGGITQSIGAYQITHNGRKITFIDTPGHELFTEMRARGAQATDIVVLVVAADDGVMPQTIEAYNHAKAANVPVIVAINKIDKPNANVEMTKQQLVSKLNLIPEDWGGDTIVVPISARTGQGIDDLLEMILLVADMKGIKCYPKGPARCVVIESKVERGLGPVANVIVKDGILKIGDYVVSGPIHTKVRTLIDDKGRHIKAAEPSQPVMIVGFEELPDPRYTIYAVENLEIARQISEEIRNRLEKEKRAKRRVTLEELLKMMEEKEKKELNLVLKADTVGSLSALQSAVESLKSEEIKVNVVHAGVGPVTESDIMLASTCDGVVIGFRVKVESQARRVAESEGVQVKTYEIIYDLIDSLKLAMEGMLKPQIIEELVGRGEIKKVFEIKRVGKVAGIQMLEGKVTRDSKVKVYRNGVLLFTDEIDSLKHFKEDVNQIEAPQECGIKFKSRTDFQEGDELEFYQIKEIKRTL, encoded by the coding sequence GTGCCGAGGTTGAGAGTCTATGAACTTGCAAAAAAATTGAACATGTCCACGAAGGAATTGCTTCAAGAGCTCGAGGAACTCGGCCTCGATGTCAAGAACCACATGAGTTATATAGACGAAGAGACCGTCAAGCTGTTGTTGGAACTCTTCGAGGAAGAGGAAGATGTTGAAAAGACGAAACCTGTTGCGAGATCAAAGAAGGAAGAAGACGTCGAGGAAGAAGTCATAGAAGAGATAGTCGTGACCCCAGAAGAACTTCAAATCAACACGCTCGCTCTCAAAATGGGTGTTCCCCTCAACAAAATTATCCAGGACATGTTCATGAAAGGAGTCGTCCTCAAACCGAACCAAAAACTCGATGAAAAAACGGCTAGAGAAATTGCAAAAATGCACGGCTACAGATTGAGAATCCAGCAAGAGATGAAGACTGAGCATGTGAGCGTTGAGGAGAGTAAATTGCAACAGATCGAGAAGTATTTTGAAGAGCTGTACACTAAACGGGCGAATGAACTTTCACCGAGACCCCCCGTTGTGACTGTGATGGGGCACGTGGACCACGGCAAAACAACTTTACTAGACAAAATCAGAAAAACACGTATTGCTGAACAGGAAGCTGGTGGCATAACCCAGTCGATAGGTGCGTATCAAATAACTCACAATGGCAGGAAGATAACCTTCATCGATACACCCGGTCATGAACTCTTCACTGAGATGCGCGCCAGAGGCGCTCAAGCAACGGACATCGTGGTTTTGGTCGTCGCGGCAGATGATGGTGTGATGCCACAAACGATAGAGGCATACAACCATGCCAAGGCTGCCAATGTTCCTGTGATCGTGGCAATAAACAAAATAGACAAGCCAAACGCGAACGTTGAGATGACGAAACAACAGCTTGTGTCGAAACTCAATTTAATACCGGAAGATTGGGGTGGCGACACGATTGTTGTACCGATATCTGCGAGAACGGGACAAGGTATAGATGATCTACTCGAAATGATTCTCCTGGTGGCAGACATGAAAGGGATCAAGTGCTATCCAAAAGGGCCGGCAAGGTGCGTTGTCATAGAATCGAAAGTTGAACGTGGTCTGGGTCCAGTTGCCAACGTGATAGTGAAAGATGGCATACTGAAAATCGGTGACTATGTCGTGTCAGGTCCCATTCACACCAAGGTACGAACGCTGATTGATGACAAAGGCAGACACATCAAAGCTGCCGAACCTTCTCAACCTGTTATGATCGTTGGCTTCGAAGAGTTGCCTGATCCGCGCTACACGATCTATGCTGTGGAAAATCTCGAAATTGCAAGGCAAATCAGTGAAGAAATTCGCAATCGTCTCGAGAAAGAAAAACGAGCCAAGCGTCGCGTGACACTCGAAGAACTTTTGAAGATGATGGAAGAGAAAGAAAAGAAAGAACTGAACCTCGTATTGAAAGCAGATACAGTTGGTTCCCTCAGTGCACTCCAGAGTGCGGTGGAATCGTTGAAATCTGAAGAAATAAAAGTCAACGTTGTGCACGCCGGTGTCGGTCCAGTGACGGAAAGCGACATCATGCTTGCCTCAACCTGTGACGGTGTTGTGATTGGTTTTAGAGTCAAGGTCGAATCGCAAGCTCGAAGGGTGGCAGAATCTGAAGGAGTACAGGTGAAAACCTACGAGATCATATACGATCTCATCGACAGTTTGAAACTTGCGATGGAAGGTATGCTCAAACCACAAATAATCGAGGAACTGGTGGGACGTGGAGAGATAAAGAAGGTCTTCGAAATAAAAAGAGTGGGGAAGGTTGCAGGAATTCAAATGTTGGAAGGAAAAGTGACTCGAGACAGCAAAGTCAAAGTCTACAGGAATGGTGTCTTGCTTTTTACAGATGAGATCGATAGTCTGAAACACTTCAAAGAAGACGTAAACCAGATAGAAGCACCGCAGGAATGTGGTATAAAGTTCAAATCTAGAACAGACTTTCAAGAGGGTGATGAACTGGAATTTTACCAGATCAAAGAAATCAAGAGAACTCTTTGA
- a CDS encoding transcriptional repressor has translation MTTSQIADLLRSKGLKVTPQRVEIIRFLQTNRVHPTAQQIYEHVLRKVGSVSFTTIYNTIHVLEQMGQIRKIPITETTTIFDVDTSDHGHFVCEVCGTVHDVSYNVSLQTPGLIKRTDLIVHGICEKCLASFQEGKGS, from the coding sequence ATGACAACGAGTCAAATTGCTGATCTGCTCAGGTCCAAAGGTTTGAAGGTGACACCACAAAGAGTTGAGATCATAAGGTTTTTGCAGACCAACAGAGTTCATCCCACAGCTCAGCAGATATACGAACACGTTTTGCGCAAAGTTGGTAGTGTTTCTTTCACGACGATATACAACACAATACATGTACTTGAACAAATGGGCCAAATAAGGAAAATTCCCATCACCGAGACTACCACAATTTTCGATGTGGACACATCAGACCACGGTCACTTCGTTTGTGAAGTGTGTGGAACCGTGCACGATGTATCATACAATGTCTCTCTGCAAACTCCTGGTTTGATCAAGAGGACCGATCTCATCGTCCACGGAATCTGTGAAAAGTGCTTGGCGAGCTTTCAAGAAGGTAAAGGATCTTGA
- a CDS encoding N-glycosylase/DNA lyase has product MRLAEAVETIRHEAAPLVEARFKQFQDLGKNGSEEQLYSELCFCILTANWSAKGGIEAQRLIGTEGFVNMDEEKLTQILVKLHHRYPKARASYIVKNRWIVGRLRSLLSLPPLQAREWLVKNVWGIGYKEASHFLRNTGIEELAILDRHVLSLMVRYGLIDSLPKALTKQRYLNLEGLLKQEADHFGESVGKFDLYLWYFVKKTVEK; this is encoded by the coding sequence ATAAGACTCGCAGAGGCTGTTGAAACAATAAGACACGAAGCAGCCCCTTTGGTGGAAGCAAGGTTCAAGCAGTTCCAAGATCTCGGAAAGAACGGCTCTGAGGAACAACTCTACAGTGAACTTTGCTTTTGTATACTCACTGCGAACTGGAGTGCTAAAGGTGGTATTGAAGCACAACGATTGATAGGTACCGAAGGTTTTGTCAACATGGACGAGGAAAAATTAACTCAAATACTGGTGAAACTACACCATCGTTATCCAAAAGCTAGGGCATCTTACATCGTGAAGAACAGGTGGATTGTGGGTCGTCTCAGGTCCTTATTATCTCTACCCCCTTTACAAGCTCGAGAATGGCTGGTAAAAAATGTTTGGGGAATCGGTTACAAAGAGGCCAGTCATTTTTTGAGGAACACAGGCATCGAAGAGCTTGCGATATTGGACAGACACGTGTTGTCACTGATGGTACGGTATGGATTGATCGATTCTCTGCCGAAAGCGCTCACAAAACAAAGGTATCTGAATCTAGAGGGATTGCTCAAACAAGAGGCTGATCATTTTGGGGAGTCAGTCGGGAAGTTCGATCTGTACCTTTGGTATTTTGTGAAGAAAACTGTGGAAAAGTAG
- the gltX gene encoding glutamate--tRNA ligase translates to MVRVRFAPSPTGFLHVGGARTALFNYLFAKRFKGIFVLRIEDTDIARSERIFERNLMDSLRWLGIDWDEGPDVGGAYGPYRQSERLQIYKEYAEKLVSENKAYKVYAYPEEIERLREELLSKNLPPHYTREMFERFATKERIREYEEKGLQPVIYFSMPRKTIVHNDLIKGQVVFSEGSVGDFVLLRSNGMPTYNFACVVDDMLMKITHVIRGDDHLPNTVKQLALYEAFGVEPPQIGHVSMILGPDGKKLSKRHGATSVEEFRARGYLPEAVVNYLALLGWSPPDAQEIMSMDEMIEKFSIDRVSKNPAIFDPGKLKWMNGHYIRKSTVQRIVELLIPYIEARKWTYKNRDWLERVLLSVRDRLHTLEEFTELADFFFVRPEVIVEVDEQVRQGLLECALRLERNGELSKEQLVAVFREVVKQLKLNAKDFYMALRKALTGKNEGPELVDIVTILGALETASRIKKALGVE, encoded by the coding sequence ATGGTGAGAGTTAGGTTTGCACCCAGTCCAACGGGATTTCTCCACGTTGGAGGAGCGAGAACAGCTTTGTTCAATTATCTTTTTGCGAAGCGGTTCAAAGGAATTTTTGTCCTCAGAATAGAAGACACCGACATCGCTCGCTCAGAACGTATCTTTGAGAGAAACTTGATGGATTCTCTCCGATGGCTCGGTATCGATTGGGATGAGGGACCAGACGTCGGAGGAGCCTATGGTCCTTACAGGCAGAGTGAGAGACTGCAGATTTACAAAGAGTACGCTGAAAAGCTGGTCAGCGAGAATAAAGCTTACAAGGTCTACGCGTATCCAGAGGAGATAGAAAGATTGAGAGAAGAACTCTTGAGCAAAAACTTACCGCCACACTATACGCGTGAGATGTTCGAGCGATTCGCAACGAAAGAGAGGATCAGAGAGTATGAAGAGAAAGGTTTGCAACCAGTCATATACTTTTCGATGCCGAGAAAGACGATCGTTCACAACGATCTCATAAAGGGTCAAGTGGTGTTCAGCGAGGGATCCGTTGGTGATTTTGTACTGCTTAGGAGCAACGGTATGCCAACGTACAACTTCGCATGTGTTGTTGATGATATGCTCATGAAGATAACCCATGTGATAAGGGGGGACGATCATTTACCGAACACCGTTAAGCAACTGGCTCTGTACGAAGCTTTCGGTGTTGAACCCCCTCAAATCGGTCACGTATCGATGATCTTAGGACCAGATGGAAAGAAATTGAGTAAACGTCATGGTGCAACCTCAGTCGAAGAATTCCGTGCGAGAGGATACCTACCAGAAGCAGTGGTGAACTATCTTGCACTGCTTGGTTGGTCTCCTCCTGACGCTCAAGAAATAATGTCAATGGACGAAATGATAGAGAAGTTTTCCATAGATCGTGTCAGCAAAAATCCGGCCATATTCGACCCCGGGAAATTGAAATGGATGAACGGACATTACATAAGAAAGTCTACCGTTCAGAGGATTGTAGAGTTGTTGATTCCCTACATAGAAGCAAGAAAATGGACTTACAAAAATAGAGATTGGCTCGAGCGTGTGTTGCTCTCAGTTCGAGATCGTCTGCACACGCTCGAAGAATTCACAGAGCTTGCAGATTTCTTCTTCGTCAGACCTGAAGTAATCGTAGAAGTCGATGAACAAGTTCGTCAAGGATTGCTTGAGTGCGCGCTCAGGTTAGAAAGAAATGGTGAGCTCTCGAAAGAGCAACTCGTGGCTGTGTTCCGTGAAGTGGTCAAACAATTGAAGCTGAACGCTAAAGATTTCTACATGGCCCTCAGAAAGGCTCTAACAGGTAAAAACGAGGGACCAGAATTGGTGGATATTGTAACAATACTTGGAGCGTTAGAAACCGCATCTAGAATCAAGAAAGCATTGGGGGTAGAATGA